From Nicotiana tabacum cultivar K326 chromosome 15, ASM71507v2, whole genome shotgun sequence, the proteins below share one genomic window:
- the LOC107808322 gene encoding cell wall / vacuolar inhibitor of fructosidase 1, with the protein MKNLIFLFIFLTILLQTNANNLVETTCKNTPNYQLCLKTLLSDKRSATGDITTLALIMVDAIKAKANQAAVTISKLRHSNPPAAWKGPLKNCAFSYKVILTASLPEAIEALTKGDPKFAEDGMVGSSGDAQECEEYFKGSKSPFSALNIAVHELSDVGRAIVRNLL; encoded by the exons atgaagaatttgattttcctatttatttttctGACTATATTACTACAAACAAACGCCAATAATCTAGTAGAAACTACATGCAAAAACACACCAAATTACCaactttgtctgaaaactctgctTTCGGACAAACGAAGTGCAACAGGGGATATCACAACGTTGGCACTAATTATGGTCGATGCAATAAAAGCTAAAGCTAATCAGGCTGCAGTGACAATTTCGAAACTCCGGCATTCGAATCCCCCTGCAGCTTGGAAAGGTCCTTTGAAAAACTGTGCCTTTTCATATAAG GTAATTTTAACAGCAAGTTTGcctgaagcaattgaagcattgaCAAAAGGAGATCCAAAATTTGCTGAAGATGGAATGGTAGGTTCATCTGGAGATGCACAAGAATGTGAGGAGTATTTCAAGGGTAGTAAATCACCATTTTCTGCATTAAATATAGCAGTTCATGAACTTTCTGATGTTGGGAGAGCTATTGTCAGAAATTTATTGTGA